TCGGCGCGACGACGGAAAACCCGTCCTTCGAGCTCAACGCCGCTCTTCTCTCGCGCGCCCGCGTGCTGACCTTCAAGCCGCATGACGAGCAGAGCCTGGAAGAGCTGCTGAAGCGCGCCGAGGCCATCGAGGAAAAGCCGTTGCCGCTCGACGGAGAGGCACGCGCCTCGCTGCTGCGCATGGCCGACGGCGACGGGCGGGCGGTGCTGACGCTGGCCGAGGAAGTGTGGCGGGCGGCGCGCTCCGGCGAGACCTTCGGCCAGGACGATCTCTTCCGCATCGTCCAGCGCCGCGCGCCGGTCTACGACAAGTCGCAGGACGGCCACTACAATCTCATCTCCGCCCTGCACAAGGCCGTGCGCGGCTCGGACCCCGATGCGGCGCTCTACTATCTCACCCGCATGCTGGATGCCGGCGAGGACCCGCTGTTCCTCTGCCGCCGCATGGTGCGCATGGCGGTGGAGGATATCGGTCTTGCCGATCCGCAGGCGCTCGTCGTCTGCAATGCGGCGAAGGATGCCTATGACTTCCTCGGCTCGCCGGAAGGCGAGCTGGCGCTCGCGCAGGCCTGCGTCTATCTCGCCACCGCCCCGAAATCCAACGCCGTCTATACTGCCTACAAGTCCGCCATGCGCGCGGCGAAGGAGAATGGCTCCCTGCTGCCGCCCAAGCACATCCTCAATGCCCCGACCAAGCTGATGAAGGGCGAGGGCTATGGCGAAGGCTACCGCTACGACCATGACGAGCCGGAGGCCTTTTCCGGCCAGGATTATTTCCCGGAGAAGATGGGCCGCCGCACCTTCTACGATCCGCCGGAGCGCGGCTTCGAGCGGGAGCTGCGCAAGCGGCTGGAATGGTGGGCGAAGCTGCGCCGGGAGAAGGGCGGGAACGGCTAGGACCGATCGCCATTCAGTCCAGCAGGCCTGCAACTTTTGGGCTTCCGGTGCTCACGTACGGAAAGTACGCTGCGCTCCGGATCCCGGAAAAGCACCATTTCGGCTCAGCCTGAACTGAATGGCGATCGGCCCTAGGCGGCGCCGAAGCGGGGCGCCGGCTTCTGCGGCGCCTGCGGCACCAGCTTGATCGAGGACTCCGCCTTGCCGGGAAGGCCCTCCATGTCCACCACCACATGCCAGTGGCCGCTTTGCGGGATCTTCAGCCGGATCGGCGATTGCTTTGCAACGCCGCCGATGAACTTGTGCTGGCGAGCATTCCTGAAAAGATCGAAATTGGCATGGCTCATCAGGCGCACATTGGCGACGGCCGAAAGCGTGATCTCGATCACCATGCCGCTGCGCTGCATGTCGAGGTCGTAATGCGTATAGGAAAAGCTGTGCGCCATGGATCGCCCGGATATCTGGGATAGCGCCGATATGATGGCATGCGCCGGTTAACGTTCCCTTCTCGCAGGCGATGCGGCTCTCTGGCAATAGTGACGCATATTCAAACGGTTGTCCTGGAAAGCGGATTCAAATCGGCAGCGACTTGATTCAAAGTCGCAGGCGCGTTGGATGAGAATGCCGATGTCAAAGAGCCGTCATTGCGAAAGCGACTCTAACACGGTGGCCGAGGCCGGGGAGATTGGCGGGCGAAATCTCCGCAAAGGGCGAAGCCCGGATGCGGAGAGGTGCATCCGGGCTTCGCCGCGCCCGTGAGGCCGTCTGCCGGCGGGGCCCGGCCGATCGACCCATATCGGCGGCTCGCTCGGTGGCAGACGCGGACGCGTTTTGCGCGGAGGCAAGAGCCATCCGGTAGGGGAAATGTCGCATGGGCTGGATTGGCGCGCTGTTTCCCGCGGAACAGCTCAGAGCGTTTCCGCCCAGGCCTTCACCGTCTTCGCCATCGTGGCAAGGTGGTCGGCGGCGGAGAAGCCGGAAATGCTCTTGCGGGGCTTGAGGTCATGGTCGCCGTCCTCGAGCCACAGGAAGCGGATGCGCTCCGGCAGGCCATAGGCCGGAACCTCCTCGCTCGTGCCGAAGGGATCGCGCGTTCCCTGGCAGATCAGCGTCGGCACGCGAAGCGTCGTCAGATGCGCGGTGCGAAGCTGCGTCGGCTTTTCCGGCGGGTGGAAGGGATAGCCGAGGCAGAGGAGGCCGGCGATGCGGCCTTCGGCGTAAAGCCCGTCCGCCACCATGCTGGCGACACGCCCGCCCATCGACTTGCCGCCGATGACGAGCTTACCCTTGGTGCCGAGCTCGGCGACGGCGGCGCAAAATTCGGGGTTCAGCGTCTCGGCCTTCGGCGGCGGCCTGCGGCTGCCCTCCGTGCGCCGCGCCGCCATGTAGGAGAACTCGAAGCGGGCGACGCGCAGGCCCTCGGCCGCCAGCGCCGTCGCCGCCGCATTCATCGCCGGCGAATCCATCGGCGCGCCGCTGCCATGGGCAAGCAACAGGGTGGCGGGCGCATCCTGCGGGCCGGTGAAGAGGAAGGGCAGGCTCATGCGGCCGTCTTACTTCGCGTGGTCCCTGACGTCGCCGGGCGCGATCGGGTCGCTGGCCGGAAAGGTCTCCTCCAGCGCTTCCTCCAGATAGTCGTCCTGCTCGGCCTTGAGGCTCTTTTCCTTCTGGCGGGCCTGTTCCTTTTCCAGCGAAGCCTTGGGGCTGTCCTTTTCCGTCGCCATGGTCATCTCCTTCGGTTGTGTTTCTCAGGATAGCGTGTTTTGTGGCGGGGGCGAAGGGTTGGCGGCGAAAGTGCTCTAGCTCTCCGGCAGCGAAAGCTCGGCGATGACCGGCAGGTGGTTCGAGCCGAAGGCCGGGCCGATGCGGTGCGCCCGCACGGAAATGTCCGGCGACACGACGATATGGTCGATCGAGGCGCCGATATAGGCGAGGGCGTCGAGCTTCATGCTGAAGCGCGTCACCGGCTGCAGCCAGCCGCCCGCGGTGGAGGCAAGGCCGGCCTGCCGCAGGAAGCCGCGGAAGAACGGCGACCAGGTGGGCGTGTTCCAGTCGCCGGCGACGATGACCGGCCCCTTTTCGAGATCGCCCTTTACCGCATCGGCGGCGGCGGAAAGATAGGCGTTGCGGTCGCGCCACTGCCAGGGCCGGCGCGGCGTTTCGGGATGGAAGGCGTAGAGGAAGAGCGGTTTTCCGCCGAGGTCTAGCTCGAGACGCAGCGGCTGCTTGTAGGCGCGCTCCTCGGTGAAGGCGCGCTTCAGCTCGGTCTCGGCGCGGATCGGCAGGCGGGAAAAGACCTTCAGGCTGTCGCGTGCGCGGCTTTCCGCGCTGCTCTGGTAAGGGTAGAGCCCGGCGGCCGAAAGCGCCTCGTCCCAGGCGCGGGTCGTTTCCTCCAGAACCACGATGTCGGGCTTTTCCCGGCGCAGGATCTCGATGAAGCGGGCAGGGCCTTCGACATTTCCGACGAAGAGATTGGCCGTGAGGACCTTGAGCCCTCCGCCGCCGTCGCGGGCGGGGCGGGCGGTCGGCACGTCGAAGGCGGGAATGAGCGCGACGCCAATGCCGAGCAGCGCCATCGCGATCGCCTTCAGCCGCCGCGTCACCAGGGCGCCGACGAGGAAGAGGGCGCCGATGGTCACCACATAGGGCCAGGCGAAGGTGAGGAGATCGACGAGCCAGAACCGGTCGGCGGCAAGCACCACGACGCTGACGGCGAAGAGATAGGCGATGACGCCCGGCAGGATGAGGACGCGGTAGGCAAGGGCGACCAGCCCCCGGCGCGGCGTTGTCTGCATCGACTGTTCCTTCTGCATCACGGGATTCGGTTCAGGTCGATTCCCGTAACGGGAGGTTTGCATGTACCGTGTGCATGCCGAGGCTGCAATGCATTGCGGGTGCGGCCGGAAAGGTGCCTGCCGCAGTTCGTCGCTTTCGGCCGGGTTTGCCGCTGCCATCGGCCGGGGGCGGGAAAATGGGCGCGTATTTGCCAGAAAGGTAAAGGCGTTCCGTGCCGCGTGAATCCTCGGCCGTGAGCCGTGAGTGGCATTGAAACGGAAAACCCGGGGATCGCTCCCCGGGTTTTCGTTTATCAGGTCGGTCCTGGTCGCTTAGCTGCAGCCGCTGGTCGCGCCGCAGGTGTCGCACTTCTCGCAGGTGCCGTTGCGCACCATGGTGAAGTTCTGGCACTCGGAGCACATGTTGCCCGTATAGCCCTGTGCGATGGAGCGCATGCGGCGTTCGGCTTCCAGCTTCTTGGCCTCGGCCTTGGCGCTGGCGGCTTCAGCGGCGGCCTTGTCGGAGAAGAGGGCGGTCACGCTTTCGGGCGCTTCGTCCGCCACTTCTTCGGCGATCTCCTCGGCCAATTCGGCGGCGCGCTCCTCGTAGTCGCGCTTGAAGGCGACGATTTCAGAGGTGGCGACGGCGGTTGCCGGCTCCAGCTTGCGGGCGGCGCTGCCGGCAAAGGAGGTGACGTTGCCGGTCGAGGCTGCCTTGGCGGGCGCGGCGGTGGCTGCACCCTTCGGCTCGGAAAGCGAGCGCTCGCTCTGTCCGCCCTGGACGAGGGTCGGCTTGTGGCCGCGCGTCCAGCCGGTCGAGATCAGGTTCGTCTTGCCTTCCTGGATGCCCTTGCCGAGCGCGGTGTTGCCGAAGTCGGACGTGTCGACATGGGCAAGGTCGTGGCGGCCGAGATAGGACACGGCAAGCTCGCGGAAGACGTAGTCGAGGATCGACGTGGCGTTCTTGATCGCGTCGTTGCCGATGACCATGCCGGCCGGCTCGAACTTGG
The Shinella zoogloeoides DNA segment above includes these coding regions:
- a CDS encoding replication-associated recombination protein A; this encodes MSDLFAPREPEEMAAKRPLADRLRPRTLGEVSGQEHLTGPDGVLSRMIEAGSLGSMIFWGPPGTGKTTVARLLSGETGLAFEQISAIFSGVADLKKVFEAARQRRMDGRQTLLFVDEIHRFNRAQQDSFLPVMEDGTIVLVGATTENPSFELNAALLSRARVLTFKPHDEQSLEELLKRAEAIEEKPLPLDGEARASLLRMADGDGRAVLTLAEEVWRAARSGETFGQDDLFRIVQRRAPVYDKSQDGHYNLISALHKAVRGSDPDAALYYLTRMLDAGEDPLFLCRRMVRMAVEDIGLADPQALVVCNAAKDAYDFLGSPEGELALAQACVYLATAPKSNAVYTAYKSAMRAAKENGSLLPPKHILNAPTKLMKGEGYGEGYRYDHDEPEAFSGQDYFPEKMGRRTFYDPPERGFERELRKRLEWWAKLRREKGGNG
- a CDS encoding DUF1883 domain-containing protein encodes the protein MAHSFSYTHYDLDMQRSGMVIEITLSAVANVRLMSHANFDLFRNARQHKFIGGVAKQSPIRLKIPQSGHWHVVVDMEGLPGKAESSIKLVPQAPQKPAPRFGAA
- a CDS encoding alpha/beta family hydrolase, which encodes MSLPFLFTGPQDAPATLLLAHGSGAPMDSPAMNAAATALAAEGLRVARFEFSYMAARRTEGSRRPPPKAETLNPEFCAAVAELGTKGKLVIGGKSMGGRVASMVADGLYAEGRIAGLLCLGYPFHPPEKPTQLRTAHLTTLRVPTLICQGTRDPFGTSEEVPAYGLPERIRFLWLEDGDHDLKPRKSISGFSAADHLATMAKTVKAWAETL
- a CDS encoding endonuclease/exonuclease/phosphatase family protein, translating into MQTTPRRGLVALAYRVLILPGVIAYLFAVSVVVLAADRFWLVDLLTFAWPYVVTIGALFLVGALVTRRLKAIAMALLGIGVALIPAFDVPTARPARDGGGGLKVLTANLFVGNVEGPARFIEILRREKPDIVVLEETTRAWDEALSAAGLYPYQSSAESRARDSLKVFSRLPIRAETELKRAFTEERAYKQPLRLELDLGGKPLFLYAFHPETPRRPWQWRDRNAYLSAAADAVKGDLEKGPVIVAGDWNTPTWSPFFRGFLRQAGLASTAGGWLQPVTRFSMKLDALAYIGASIDHIVVSPDISVRAHRIGPAFGSNHLPVIAELSLPES